CCCTGTTTCACTGGATCGGAGCCTCTCAAGGTATACATGTACGATCTAGAGATGAAATACAATGTGGGTTTGTTGAAGGGCTCGCATTATAATGCGGCTCCTGTGACGATTGAGACATTGCCCAAGTGGCCCAAATCCACGGGTTTGAGGAGACAGCATAGTGTGGAGTATTGGATGTTGGCTTCATTGCTCTATGCAGGTGATGATGAAAATGGAAATAGGCCCACCCGAGAGGCTGTTAGGGTTTTGGATCCGGATTCCGCTGATGTGTTTTTCGTGCCCTTTTTCTCTTCCTTGAGTTATAATACTTTCTATAGACATGGCAATGATTCAGAGGTCAAATTTGATGATCAATTGCAGGTGTGATCTCtctttcttatatatatataatatgtatgttTTCAGTGCTAAATGAGGAATGAATTGTTAGAAATGCTTGGCATTATCCCATATCTCGTTTCGCATCTTCAAAATTAGTTCTCTGAATTTCATTTTAGAAATGATTTTATTGTTGTAATTCTCCTGAATTCTTAGTCATTGTTGTTACACTTCATTAGTTTGGTTAGAGATAAGTGGTGAGTGTTCCTTGATAATTAGGATAATTGTGAACTAGAGAACCTCTCTTACTAGGACTTACATTGGTCGGAAAACTTAGAAGATTTAAATGGTCGACCCAACTAGTTTGAGATTGAGTTCAAGTTGATTGATCGGTTTTTAGTATATTATTGGTAAGGAACAAGCAAAAAGATTAGCAAGCTTTTAACTCGGGGGTCAAATATTTCAGCTATAAATATGTACTTAATTGaaaagaaagatgatcttcaTTATTCTTGTTTCTATTATTGGCAACAAGTGGGTTCCTCATAAGTATAGGACAAGAAAGAACATTATAGCTCTCATTCCTAATTTGAGGAATTGCAGTTTGTTCCTAGTTTCTTTTTTTATGCACTCATGTggttttaattattaaaagaatagTTAAATGTCTTAGTAAACAAGATAAATATTACAGCTCATACTTAAGCGAGCTCTACCTGGAAACTTGTAGCTATTAAAAATCCAAATTCTAGTTAATGAATCCATTAAAAGGCTTGACCCTGACTGTGTACAGTTTGGCAATATTACCTGGGAAACTGGAGTAGAGAGTGCTTCTTGCAATTTGTAGCGCAGCTTAAAAGTTGGCTATGTGAATATTCAACTACACGTTTGGTAGCACACTAGCACTCAATTTCTATGCACATTTTGCTTATCTCGCACTCCTTCCACCCTGGAAACTTGACTTATTTTGACTGTTATGAAGATGAAGAGAAGTTTGAGTATATGTTGTACTGAAGTTAGGTAAATATTGTGTACAACAATAATTCAAAACATGGAAAAGTGGAATGCATTGATGAGATTGTGTGTTAAACAAAATCTTACATTTTATATTAGtttgaatttttataaaaatgaaaaagctTCCTGTTTAAGAAAATAGGACTAGTATTTTGGGACAGACAAAAAGGCAAGTAGGTCAAGTATTCCAATAAAGAGGGATCCGTGTGAGTTTACTCTGATATGCTCCTTTTTGGTTAAACGTTGAAATTTATGGGGCACTCGAGCAGTTTGACTCTCTCTCAAGGAGGTGGTCACTAAAAGGACTTCTCGAGAGCCTTTTGATTGCTCATTGATCCAGTGGTGAGGTATTGCTACTTATCGGTTAAAGAAATGATAAATGCATCACAAAGTTAAATTGTTAGAGAAGGAACACTTagaaccaataaaatttgcaaagcaatctatgcatttatttggtcTTATATAAAGTTCTCCTACATGTAGATTGTTAGTTAAAGAAGTCATTACCTTTTATTAATGACTAGGCAAAGATACAGAGTGACGTTACGTTTGTTCAATGTGGAATATTTGCGAAGGACCATGATAGTGTTGGAAGAGAAGGTGTATTCGCCGTTAATCGGTACCGAGAAACATTTTTGTAGCATTCTTCTGGATCCAATTAATGTATCTAAAATATTATCGACTGGCTGAGCATATAGTAATAGTTAGGAGCACATTATAACCGGTGAGGTGAGTCGGAGCCCCTTGCTAGTTGGACTGGTCAAGTTAGTAAATTATACAGATTTTTTGCATTGCTgatatatgaaaatataaaaagttgCAGATGATGGAGCGATTGAATAGTATAAGAGGGTTATGAGAGTAAAAAATGCTATTTGTGAAGCTCGAGGTGAAGTCTTATGTGAAACTTAGGATGCAGGGAGTTGATAAAGAAATGTATATCCAGTACACAGAATTGACAAGAGCGGTAAAGAATTAAACCTTGTTAAGTGTATTAAGACGAACCCCAAAATGTTTTGACAAGAGATAGTAAGATCAAAGAGATGTGTGATACTGCTAGAACAGAAGTGATGTATTAACGGGTAATTGATCTAGAGAAACATTAAAGTAACATTCTTTTGGAGCTAAATCATTTAACTTAAAAGGTCAACTGACTGAGCATATAGTAGTACTTAGGACCAAAGTTCAACTGGTGAGGTGGGTGGGAGTCCCTTTCAGTTGAGTTAGTCAAGTTAGTAAGAATGCAGGCTTGAGCCGTCTTTTGCTGGTCTGGGAATCAGTTGAGTTAGTCAAGTTAGTAAGAATGTAGGCTTGAGCCGTCTTTTGCTGGTCTGGGAAGTTATGATAAAGTCAGAACATGGTGAAGCCTTTGAAGAGTATAACGGGAGTTAAACCAGTAGAAGACAACTGGATGACTAAACCAGTTAACTCAACTTATGGAGTTAGTCTTTGGAGGTCTATAAGGGTATTATGACCGGCTCTAAAAAACCAAGTCTCCATTAGAGTGCTAAATGGTAGCATGACATCCTTCTGGAATGATAATTGGCTGGGGAATGGAGCTCTGAAGGATTTATTCTCTAACATATATGCTTTAGCTCATCACCAACAAAGATCTATAGCTGAAATGTGGTCACCTCAAGGTTGGGTACTGATACTCAGAAGAGACTTGAATGATTGGGAGATAAATAGAATGATTGAGTTCTATAAATAACTGGACAACATCACAGGAATTCAGAATGGAGATGACACATTGAGATGGCAAGGACATAGCAGTGGAAAATTCAGTGTCAATGCAGCCTACAAAATGTTAAACCAACCAAAACCTCAAGTCACCAACTGGCCCCGGAAACATATTTGGAAGACCAAGATACCATATAAGATTGCATGCTTCTCATGGTTACTGGCAAAGGAAGCTGTGCTCACATATGAAAACTTAAACAAGAGGAAGTGGACTCTCTGCTCAAGATGTTTTCTTTGTGAAAGCGAAGTGGAAACAGTTAGTCACCTATTTCTGCACTGTCGGATAACTGATAAGTTATGGAAGATCTTCATTAATCTTCATTATTGAAGCTCACTTTAGTTGGGAAGAAGCTGGAACTGGAGCAGATAACAAAAACAGATGGAGGATGGTCCCTGCTTGCATTTGGTGGacaatttgaaaagaaaggaacTCTAGAAGCTTCgagaacaacaacaacacagtGCAAATGATCAAACTTAACTGTATTAAGCCTTTTTGTTTTTGGTGTAACCAGATCTACCCAGAGGATACTGTATCTATCTTAGACACATTAGGTTCCTGGTTTACTCTCTTTTGCTCACTTGTATATATGGTTTCAGTACAACCCATGTACTGTTTTGTGTTTAATACATACAACATGTTACCTTCTCCAAAAAAAGAGTATAACGGGAGTTAAGAAAGAAGGTAAAAAGGTTATTGACCAAGCCAGGTAAAGTCTTATGTGACATTGTGACTTGTTCCAAAAAATTAAGGATTGGGGAAGTGGAGAAAGAAAGTAAATCCTAGTACACAATGTCCAACAAGTTTGTCTTAGAGAAGAGGAGTAAAGATCTAAAATTGGTTAATTGTATTAAAGCAATGTCCAACAACTTTTGACAAGCCATGTCCAACAAGTTTTGACAAGCGATAGTGAGATCAAAGAGAGATGTAAATGTTATTTTAATCAGTTGCTTAACTCAAATTACAAGGATAATGTTACATGTATTTGTATATCTGCGCAAGAGAAACTTAGCTACACTCATAAAACTAGATGTAAAGAAATTAAGGATGCCATAAAAAATCTTAGAGTAGAATTCCCTGTTGCTCAGATCATATAATAAAGGTTCTAAAGTGCCTTAGATAGGTTTAAATATTATGATCTTCTAAGCTATCTATTTAATATTTATATGAAGTAGTGGAAAGAAGCAAAATAAGTAGAGAAAGAGTACCTTCTGTTCCTATATAAGAATAAAAGAAATATGCAAAGTGTGGCTTATAGACAAAGAGATATTGAATATGTGTGAAAGATTGTGgtaataataattttttcttaTAAATTAGATCGTGGTAGTAAACTTCTGAGCCATAGAATACACTTTGAGAAAAAAGAATGATAGAGCATTAGGGATATTAGAAGGGTGCAAAGAACAAATTGTTATTTATGGTGGGAAGATCTACAACAGATGCTATGTTTTTGTCAATAGATTGGGGGAGATTTGTTAAAAAACAAAATATCTATTTACTTAGAGAAAACATATGATGAATTGTCAAGGTCTGTGCTAGGTGCTGGAGAAGAAAGGAATTCATATCAAAtactccccctccccccccccccccaattgcataaggctaagcagaCATGAAGGTTAAGAAAGAAGATTTTcaaaatttgtggtcttaaatatGCCATAACATGTGTGGCTATAAATGCTGGTCATTAAGGGTAAATGAGAAGTTGAAGTTTAAGTGTTTCAAAATAAGAAGTTGTCATTCTTTTTTAGAATGGACTAATAAGGAAGTAGTGccattatttttttttggttggggATGAAGTGTTGTATAAATTTCATAAAGGATGTGTATTAAAGAGATATTACAAGCGTGAGACCAACAAGATATAAAGGAGCTTCTTAAATCTGTCAGTTTACACTAAAGATCTATTTATCTCTTGCTTGGGCTACTTATGGATGAACTAGCTATGTGCACGAGATGATGCCCCATGGTGCATACTATCTGCAGATGATATTATTATTGACAAAATTAGCGAGAATTCAGTTAACCAAACGCTTGCACTGTGGGGAAATTCTCAAGAAAGTAAGCTGTTTGGTTCAAGGGACTAGGTGGGTTATTCCAGTATAAATTTTGAGATTAAAATTTTCCCGTATTTGATTGGAGGTATTAGCTAAAACCGGTATTATTTTTATACTAAAATCTTGGTATAACTAATTCCACATAGAAGTTGGGATAAGTTATCCAGGTTATAGTCCCGGTTTTAATCACAGGATTATAATCTTGCGATAGCTTGATTttgaaccaaacgacccctaatagTTTTAGGATAAGTAAGCAAGACCACACATCCATTGCATGTTTTGCCCCATAAGAAGAATAAAGTTGAAGTGAGATTATGCAAAATATGATATCTGAATGAAGATAGTTATGGTATCTAGGCTCAATATCCCAAGTAGATATTCATATACCTAGGCTCAATATTCTGAATTGGTAGTTGGGATATTTAGGCTCAGTATTCCTATTGATGGAAGGATAGATGAAGTGTTGTATAAATTTCATAAAGGATGTGTATTAAAGAGATATTACAAGCGTGAGACCAACAAGATATAAAGGAGCTTCTTAAATCTGTCAGTTTACACTAAAAGATCTATTTATCTCTTGCTTGGGCTACTTATGGATGAACTAGCTATGTGCACGAGATGATGTCCCATGGTGCATACTATCTGCAGATGATATTATTATTGACAAAATTAGCGAGAATTCAGTTAACCAAACGCTTGCACTGTGGGGAAATTCTCAAGAAAGTAAGCTGTTTGGTTCAAGGGACTAGGTGGGTTATTCCAGTATAAATTTTGAGATTAAAATTATCCTGTATTTGATTGGAGGTATTAGCTAAAACCGGTATTATTTTTATACTAAAATCTTGGTATAACTAATTCCACATATTAGGTGGGATAAGTTATCCAGGTTATAGTCCCGGTTTTAATCACAGGATTATAATCTTGCGATAGCTTGATTttgaaccaaacgacccctaatagTTTTAGGATAAGTAAGCAAGACCACACATCCATTGCATGTTTTGCCCCATAAGAAGAATAAAGTTGAAGTGAGATTATGCAAAATATGATATCTGAATGAAGATAGTTATGGTATCTAGGCTCAATATCCCAAGTAGATATTCATATACCTAGGCTCAATATTCTGAATTGGTAGTTGGGATATTTAGGCTCAGTATTCCTATTGATGGAAGGATAGATGAAGTGTAAttagtgttatcaaaggcgaaaaacgcaaaaaactcTAAGGTCTGTTGGGGCTTTAAGTACAAAAcgcaaataaagcgtgggctttaatgATAAAAGGCGTAActggagaaaaagtaaaaatatgtatttgtaGTCCAAACTcaataattataagcatgaataacaaatatatggacaaaaaatttggaaaacatttaagataaagtgaaatatcagtTGTTAAATGTCGCCTTTTCAAGATTACAATCGTTGGTAAGGAAAAGTATGTCTTACAGACCCACAAAGTtaggcgaagcgctcaacatgttttgagcctcgcttcagggcttaagcacgcctttgacaacactgagtGTAATGCATAGATTTGGAATAAGATCGATAAAATGGAGGAGCTCTACCATAAGAATATACTTGCCACAAGTGATAGGCAAGTTCTATATGCCGCCATGGTAGGGGTGTGCATAATTTGGTATATACCGAATTATCGAACCGAAACTGAAGATTTCGGCATTTGGTATTATGGtgtggtatttggtttaagtttttaaaaaatttggTATTCGGTACAGTATTCGGTATTTagaaaaaatatatcaaattaCAATAttgaaattctttcaagattcattacTCCTTAAGAGTGCCTAAAAGTTTACTTGCTTTATCCTTAGTGCCATTCTCATGTCATTAGTCGATGAATCTCAATGGAATACTGTGATGTGAGCAATTAAATTAAAACATCGAATTATCTTTAATTCTCTTTTTCCTCATTGTAAAAGATGTGATTCACTTCAGATCATTAATGCTAGTTCAACTTAATTTTGTTTTGCATTATTTTTCATATTCctatatttatttcagattttatGGTACTCCAGTTCAAAAGTTCATACATGATCACATAGGCCTTTCCTACTCATTCTCAAGAAAATTGAAAGTTCCAGAAAGTACTTCATTTGATTATGTGTTTTTTTCCAAGATTATTTTTACCTCTTAAAGACAAAAAGGAAAGTTTCAATCTCTATCAAAACCGAACAAACCAATGTTCGAATAAACCGAAACCAAAAGGAGAAAAATCGAGCCATATTGAATTTAATTAGATATGGTATTGATATAgcattttaagaaaccgaataccgaaaatatCGAACCAAAATATCTAAAAACTGTACCATACCCATCGACGAGCACCTCTAAAGAATAGAACACAATGTAGACAAAAAATTCATGTACACGATAACAACTTTAAGGTCTTATCGTGTTGGTACTCATACATTGGGATTGGTGTTTTCCAAGAGTCTTTGTAGTTTGCGTAGAGATTTGTATATTGGTGGTGTAGGGATTCATATAGCTGATACAATTAGTTTGGAATTGAAGCATATTAGTACTAGTGTTATTCCAGTATTCTCCCTGTAATAATAATTTTCCTGCATTGACTTTGTTGTTCTAACAGGCTGAAATTGTTGACTTCTTACAAAAATCTGAACATTGGAAGAGGTCTTCTGGCCGGGATCATGTGATCCCAATGCATCATCCAAATGCTTTCAAGCGTTATCGGGAGAAGGTGAATGCTGCTATCTTCGTTGTCGCAGATTTTGGTCGCCCTCGTCCAACTGTGTCTAATTTGAGGAAAGATGTAGTGGCCCCATATGCACATGTGATTGAAACTTTTGTAGCTGATGACATTTCAGACCCATATGAGTCTCGTACAATGCTTCTTTTCTTCCGGGGGAGGACAGACAGGAAAGATGTATGCTTATTTCAGTTACGAATAAATCAGTTATGCATTCTTAAATGATAAAAATCTTTCTGACTCTAGTATGATGCAGGAAGGGAAAGACCGTCAGCAATTGAAAGACATGTTAAGTGGTCAAAAAGATGTTGTCTTCGAAGCAACAGGAATCTCAGGGGAAGGTGTAAATGCAGTAAGTTGTTTAATTATTCAAAGTGATTATGTATAATCAGGGGGTATCTCTTAGTTGTTACATCTGGAAAATATGAGAGCATATTCCGATGTGTATATATGTCATATGTTAGATACTTACATAATTGGCCATTTCCATTCGCCTGACAGTTTTAAGTTTCCCTGATGTATCGGTTGCCTTTTTGTTCTGTTACCTAATACTTTCAGTAGGTACCACTGCAGTTCACATTCAGCAAATAGTCCCTCACTTAACTAATCGGATTAACTTCAAGACGACTCATCCTCTTCAGTGATTAGCTCCTTTTTACTCTGATCCCCTTCCTCCTTCCATCAATGTCTTTTTATTTTTGCCTGTACTTCTTCACATTTACTTATAAGTTTCCCTTTGTATGTCAGTCAACAAACGGGATGCGTTCTTCGAAGTTTTGTCTAAACCCAGCAGGTGACACACCGTCATCTTGCCGCCTGTTTGATGCTATAGTTAGCCATTGTGTTCCTGTAATTGTGAGTGATAAAATTGAGCTACCTTTTGAGGATGAACTAGACTACACCAAGTTTTCGATATTCTTCTCACGTCAGGAGGCAAAGAAAGAAGGATACATGCTTGATCAACTCAGGAGCGTTTCAAGAGCTAGATGGCTTGAAATGTGGAGCTATCTTAAGAACATTACCCATCACTTTGAGTACCAGTACCCTCCAAAGAAGGGTGATGCAGTAAACATGATATGGAGGCAGGTGAAGCACAAGCTTCCTGCTGCAAAACTTGATGTACATAGAAATAGGAGGCTGAAAGTGCCAGATTGGTGGAGATAGTGCTTGAAGCTTGCTGGTATAATTCTGTACATTTGTATACATAGGCAAAAAAACCCTTAAGGGGAACCCTTAATTGAGCAAAGATAAGCGATAATCACGGCATCAGGATTATTGTAACAGTTTTAACATTAGTTGAACAATTCTTTTaagatttctcttttttttcttttccctggAGACTGAAGGTTACTTGTTTTTTCTAACGATAGCTTGCCCCAATATTCAATATGGCTTTGTAGCATATTCATTAATTGCATTAATAGACGCTGAGATATATCATTTTCTCACCAGGGCTATGTATTTGAGGAGTTCTCCACCATAGTGCCAAGTTAGATACGCATAATCACTAACATTATGAAGATTAGCAAGAACTCTTTCAAACATCTTTTAAAATCATCTTTCCTATTAAAATATCATTAAATTAAAAAAGAGGCagattaaaaatttaaaaattgcaGATTATAAGTTAATCGCAAATTTTGGAATCACCGTTCTTGAATGTGAAAGGTCACCTAGATCAGGAAAAAACAAAGGATCAGCTAGTGCTcctatttaatatataaataaaaaatataggcAAGTGAGGCTTGCTAAGTTGGTAAAAGCACCTCCACCTCCTAAATTGGGAgggtttaaaaaaaaattaaaaaaatagagcTTTATACTAGGGATTTTCttgcttttttcttttattataatCTGGAGGGGAAGTGTGGAAGcactatagatcctcctaaaTTGGGagggtttaaaaaaaataaaataaaaaaatagagctTTATACTAGGGATTTTCttgcttttttcttttattataattTGGTGATTAGGTTGCCATAAGTATAGTATGAAGTAAGGTGAGCGGTCGTAGAAATGAAGAGTAATGCCATGCGGAGGCTGTTGACTATAATTGACTTTCTTATCTCCATGCATACTTTACTTTACTATACTTTCCTATTCCTACTATTAATAAGAGGCAGTTGAGGAGCTTGGGGTCATCCTGTTAGCTCGAAGGAATATTGTTTGACCATGAATTAGCTCATTATTACTACAATTGCCATTATACAGAATAAGTAAATAAAGGTTACGGTTGAGCTATTTTGCAAAGGCCGAATAATCAGCTCTACTTTGACTGCATGTACAGCTGCTTAGTCATTTATTCTCCACTAAGCCACTTAAGATGGTACAAGTTACACggatttttacctttttgtaTAAAAGGGTGAGGATAAAATTTCTAAGGTTTTCTATTAAGTTCCACCATATACTGTGAGCAAGCTAAATGTAACgatccggtcggtcgttttgagtattttagccccgatcccctatttattgccttctCTATGCtatattgtgattatgtgacttgccggggtgtttGGTTTTCGTTTTGGGtgggtttcggagtgaaatggaaCACCTagtccttcttttttttttgcctaagggctaatatataaataaaatcccaaaaatggGTCCAATGCTTACAAGATGTCCAAACCAAAAATCAAAATAGAAGTTGCATGAAGCCACTAGctattaaaaaatatagaaaagctaaaatctaatTAACTAACTATTACAACAAGATAAGTTGAATGCTTCCTTCTCCTATTAGTGTATGTGAATCCAATTGTCATTGGCAAATACCAAGCAGCACCTAtcaagctctcaccaggcgccaGGGTATATTGTCCATAGTctaaaatgaattccaaacatctccaccgCAGAGTTGAAGTCTGCATCGTCCTCCAAGTGTCGCTACTATATGATCTCCATATGCAGTGGATTGATTTTGTTCAAGTATTAATCATGTGCTCACTCATCAAGATTAATGTGTAGAAGAGgagcctggctttaggcaggctttgcaaggcaaaagccaggcttgagctggctttaggcaggctttacaaggcaaaggCCAGGCATGCGCTGGCTTTAGCCAGGCattacaaggcaaaagccaggcttgagctggctttaggcaggctttgcaggcCAAAGGCCAGgcgtgagctggctttaggcaggctttacaaggcaaaagccaggcatgagttggctttagccaggctttacaaggcaaaagccaggcatgagctggctttagccaggctttacaaggcaaaagccaggcatgagctggctttaggctggctttacaaggcaaaagccaggaatGATCTGGCGTTAAGAAGactttgcaaggcaaaggccagcCTGTGCCTTTTTGTGATCTTGTAAGCACAGATCCTTCCATACTAGAACCTTTAATGTAGACATCATTCAAAACATTGCTAAACCATCCTCAGATTGAGCTTGAaagcatgctaataccactgagaaatgattcaacaatctccaaaaataccatatgaTGGGTTCAGCATCTTCCTTAGCATTTGGACATATCAGTTTCAGAGTCCAATATTGTGAAGACATCAGTCTGGGGTTCTTCTCTTTGCTATCCTAATCCTAAGGTTAGGTGATTGAGATTTGTCTAGATTGATCAACCTCTTCCCTGCACTAGGCAGTTCAGAGAATGAATGAAACTCATATGTACCTGCAAAAGAGAAcacaatgttagctataaaatccgccactgagttgccttctctgaacacatgttgaaagatcacattgaagttgtccttcatctctataattttcttcacatcctgtgcaattacccaaggaggatcccattccccttctatcgccttcttcatcaccaatgaaTCAGTCTCCAGTATGAGAGGATGAAAATCATGCTCCACACAATATTCCAACCCTTGTAGAATAGCCTTAGCTTCAGCCACCACATTAGTTGTAACTCCCAGGTCTACTGCCCTAGCATACACCACATCACCTTCATCATCCCTCACACAAAAGCCTAGGGAGCTAGGTCCAGGATTGCCCTTTGAAGCTCCATCAGTATTACATTTGTACCAACCATGACAAGGAAGCTGCCATGTTACTCTTGTAGTGATCAATATAGGTTTATATCCTTCAAAGTATTGAATCATGTCTGGCCATAACAAtggaatattagggatccaagcaTACCTCACCCTTCCCAGTTGATGCAATGTCCTATTTAtctcatgaatcaccctatttgtgGACATTGAACCACCATGTTTACCTGCATTTCTTCTCTTCCACAGCTCCCAAGTGATGATAGCTGGTACTGCTTGAAATAGTGGCTTTAATTTCGGACAACACTGAGCATACCACTAATGCCTTATAATCTGCTTCAATTGAATCAATTGCACAAAAATTCCAGCAGCCCCCATGAACAATTTTCATACCTTA
The nucleotide sequence above comes from Nicotiana tabacum cultivar K326 chromosome 12, ASM71507v2, whole genome shotgun sequence. Encoded proteins:
- the LOC107797171 gene encoding putative arabinosyltransferase ARAD1 is translated as MKVKDTMSKSLLILAVFILFLVASLFYTGKIDYRSSFSLFDSSPSKAKPCFTGSEPLKVYMYDLEMKYNVGLLKGSHYNAAPVTIETLPKWPKSTGLRRQHSVEYWMLASLLYAGDDENGNRPTREAVRVLDPDSADVFFVPFFSSLSYNTFYRHGNDSEVKFDDQLQAEIVDFLQKSEHWKRSSGRDHVIPMHHPNAFKRYREKVNAAIFVVADFGRPRPTVSNLRKDVVAPYAHVIETFVADDISDPYESRTMLLFFRGRTDRKDEGKDRQQLKDMLSGQKDVVFEATGISGEGVNASTNGMRSSKFCLNPAGDTPSSCRLFDAIVSHCVPVIVSDKIELPFEDELDYTKFSIFFSRQEAKKEGYMLDQLRSVSRARWLEMWSYLKNITHHFEYQYPPKKGDAVNMIWRQVKHKLPAAKLDVHRNRRLKVPDWWR